In one Brevinematales bacterium genomic region, the following are encoded:
- a CDS encoding starch-binding protein, whose product MLNQVSRIFFAAVFAFLAMSCGPVEDLLQKKLIPADQLPFVVTLSRPTNNQQLLLNYSYLGSTYNVSGVKRVKLVYTVSNSGVTNKLTVDFDGYPLTIIQGDNYFIEYGKYQMWLEVQDAEGLTAYSPVVNAAAVMQGGEDITPPVLEILAPSDFQNVGSTFTVNGSVSDDGVGVKNVWVKLDSQSFVPASLNGGIWSINLSVTVAGLHTVKVYAADLAGNATSTNTLNVNYDSGTPSIVIDSPADGSMVKLASINVGGSVTVEGSSITLVELKLNSNSFKNVGNTDWMTNSVVLSEGTNVLIARATAANTKTAVSPSVKVILDTQAPTAAISSPSDGYATQNQNITFSGTAADTGTGLEGIYLSTGGDFVKVSSSANWSFTTSLPPNTYTIQVYSKDKAGNTSAIRTVNITIQPQQQAPGLAVHFKKPTSWTKAYIHYWATLPGALATTWPGKLMASEGGDWYYYVLTNQTYAKIVFNNNGSPQSVDLTRDKEGWYKEGVWYDQNPDDTVPPTVSLTAPANGATGLTGNVTVSADASDNIGVTKVEFYVDNKLITNDTTAPYSITWNSAFVANGSHQLTAKAYDVMNSTVSAVVTVSTVNANVPPVANAGSDIFAVSGLPLQFNGAQSYDPNGTIVSYTWTDGAGHTLSGVSPVYTYTDTNGSPFTWTLTVRDDAGATHSDTVKVTVANILPRGDFREETIYFLITTRFYDGDPANNAFGWDDEHAGNYPNDPSWRGDFKGLIEKLDYIKALGFSAVWITPVIQNMSGYDYHGYHGYDFTIVDPRYESAGYDLQRLINECHARDIKLVVDIVLNHSGNWGAVGLFTPTNDYTLTPNEQYVSRFTQIQNSPLYHKGWCGDWEGYTVQSTSIAGDCQDFNTENPVTRQYLIDAYNKMIDMGVDAFRVDTVKHISRFIFNKYFIPAFKLRGGPNFFIFGEVCSRYRQIWNNNLPPVSPPFYTWKENHNYDGMSDTDAAYACWYDNIDPGSQQSSDNHLLYGNNYHTPDYSKSSGLEVIDFCMHWNFQDAGTAWGVHGWDYTYNDATWNVTYVDSHDYAPDSPDSTKRFVGSQATWAENLSLMFTFRGIPCIFYGSEIEFKKGCPIDVGPNMPLENTGRAYFGAHIEGSVNVTDFAVWNNATGEMANTLNYPLAKHIQCLNWIRHHVPALQKGQYSTENVSGGLAFKKRFTVGGVDSFCIVAISGGATFNNLPGGTYKDIVTGDVKSIANGGSITVNCSGQGNLRVYVLNGTFKLSDVGLTSPYLQ is encoded by the coding sequence ATGTTAAATCAGGTATCCCGTATCTTCTTCGCCGCGGTTTTTGCCTTTTTAGCGATGTCCTGCGGCCCCGTCGAAGACCTTTTACAGAAAAAGCTGATCCCCGCGGATCAACTTCCTTTCGTTGTCACTCTCAGCCGTCCTACCAATAATCAGCAGCTCCTTCTTAATTACTCCTACCTAGGGAGTACTTATAATGTGAGCGGAGTAAAGCGCGTCAAGCTGGTCTACACTGTTTCCAACAGCGGCGTGACTAATAAGCTGACCGTTGATTTCGACGGTTATCCCCTGACCATCATACAGGGGGACAATTATTTCATAGAATACGGAAAATACCAGATGTGGCTCGAAGTTCAGGATGCCGAGGGACTGACCGCTTACAGTCCTGTTGTAAACGCCGCGGCTGTGATGCAGGGCGGAGAGGATATTACGCCTCCGGTACTGGAAATCCTCGCGCCTTCCGACTTCCAGAACGTCGGGTCGACGTTCACGGTCAACGGTTCCGTCTCTGACGACGGGGTCGGGGTGAAAAATGTCTGGGTGAAACTTGATTCCCAGTCCTTCGTGCCCGCCTCTCTGAACGGCGGCATCTGGTCGATCAACCTCTCGGTCACTGTGGCCGGCCTTCATACGGTGAAGGTCTACGCAGCCGACCTCGCGGGTAACGCGACCTCTACCAATACACTCAACGTCAACTATGACAGCGGTACTCCTTCCATAGTTATCGATTCGCCTGCCGACGGCTCCATGGTGAAGCTCGCTTCCATTAACGTGGGCGGTTCGGTTACTGTCGAGGGTTCGTCCATCACATTGGTAGAATTGAAATTAAATTCCAATTCCTTTAAAAACGTCGGCAACACCGACTGGATGACCAATAGCGTAGTTCTTTCCGAAGGTACGAACGTACTGATCGCCCGCGCGACCGCCGCGAATACCAAGACAGCGGTTTCGCCGTCCGTCAAGGTTATTCTCGATACGCAGGCTCCCACCGCGGCTATCTCGTCTCCCTCCGACGGGTATGCCACCCAGAACCAGAATATCACTTTCTCCGGGACTGCCGCCGACACCGGCACCGGTTTGGAGGGAATCTATCTCTCCACCGGCGGAGATTTTGTAAAAGTTTCTTCCTCGGCGAACTGGTCGTTCACCACGTCGCTTCCGCCGAACACCTATACCATACAGGTTTATTCGAAGGATAAGGCCGGGAACACCAGCGCGATCAGGACGGTTAATATTACTATTCAGCCTCAGCAGCAGGCTCCCGGACTGGCGGTGCATTTCAAGAAACCTACGTCATGGACGAAAGCATATATCCATTACTGGGCTACGCTTCCCGGCGCGCTCGCGACCACATGGCCGGGCAAGCTGATGGCGAGCGAAGGCGGCGACTGGTATTACTATGTGCTCACCAACCAGACTTATGCTAAAATTGTCTTCAATAACAACGGTTCTCCCCAATCGGTAGACCTGACCCGCGATAAAGAGGGTTGGTATAAAGAAGGGGTATGGTACGACCAGAACCCCGACGATACGGTGCCCCCGACCGTGAGCCTGACCGCTCCCGCGAACGGCGCCACCGGCCTTACCGGTAATGTTACCGTTTCGGCCGATGCATCCGACAATATCGGGGTGACTAAGGTCGAGTTCTATGTCGATAATAAGCTGATTACCAACGATACGACCGCGCCTTATTCGATTACATGGAACAGCGCGTTTGTCGCCAACGGTTCGCACCAGTTGACCGCGAAGGCGTACGACGTGATGAACTCCACGGTATCGGCGGTAGTGACGGTCTCCACTGTGAACGCGAACGTGCCGCCTGTAGCGAATGCCGGAAGCGATATCTTCGCGGTGTCCGGCCTGCCGTTACAGTTTAACGGCGCGCAGTCATACGATCCCAACGGGACAATCGTATCCTATACATGGACGGACGGCGCGGGGCATACCCTGAGCGGCGTATCGCCGGTTTATACCTATACCGATACGAACGGCAGTCCGTTCACTTGGACGCTGACTGTCCGCGACGACGCCGGGGCTACTCATAGCGATACGGTTAAGGTGACTGTCGCGAATATACTCCCGCGCGGCGACTTCCGCGAGGAGACGATCTATTTCTTGATTACAACCCGCTTCTATGACGGCGATCCCGCGAACAACGCGTTCGGATGGGATGACGAGCATGCCGGGAACTATCCCAACGACCCGTCATGGAGAGGCGACTTTAAGGGCTTGATCGAGAAGCTCGACTATATCAAAGCGCTCGGTTTCAGCGCGGTCTGGATCACCCCTGTCATACAGAATATGAGCGGTTACGATTATCACGGGTATCACGGGTATGACTTTACTATCGTCGATCCCCGTTATGAATCGGCCGGATACGACCTCCAGAGACTGATTAACGAATGTCACGCGAGGGATATCAAGCTCGTGGTCGACATCGTGCTGAACCATTCCGGGAACTGGGGCGCGGTCGGACTGTTTACCCCGACCAACGATTATACCCTTACCCCGAACGAACAGTATGTCAGCCGTTTCACCCAGATACAGAACAGCCCGCTCTATCATAAGGGCTGGTGCGGAGACTGGGAAGGCTATACCGTGCAGAGTACGTCTATAGCGGGCGACTGCCAGGACTTCAATACGGAAAATCCCGTGACACGCCAGTACCTGATCGACGCTTATAATAAAATGATCGATATGGGAGTGGACGCTTTCCGTGTGGATACGGTCAAGCATATCAGCCGCTTCATCTTCAATAAGTACTTTATTCCGGCGTTCAAACTTCGCGGCGGGCCGAACTTCTTCATCTTCGGCGAGGTCTGCTCGCGTTACCGCCAGATTTGGAATAATAACCTTCCGCCGGTTTCGCCCCCGTTCTATACGTGGAAGGAAAACCATAACTACGACGGGATGAGCGATACCGACGCGGCATACGCATGCTGGTACGACAATATCGACCCGGGCTCGCAGCAGTCCAGCGATAACCATTTACTCTACGGGAATAACTACCATACCCCGGATTACTCGAAGTCCTCCGGATTAGAGGTCATCGACTTCTGCATGCATTGGAATTTCCAGGATGCCGGGACGGCATGGGGCGTACACGGGTGGGATTATACCTATAACGACGCGACATGGAACGTGACCTATGTGGACTCGCACGATTACGCGCCGGATTCGCCGGACAGCACGAAACGTTTCGTGGGATCGCAGGCGACATGGGCGGAGAACCTTTCCCTGATGTTCACATTCCGCGGCATACCGTGTATCTTCTACGGGTCGGAAATCGAGTTTAAGAAGGGCTGTCCTATCGACGTCGGCCCGAATATGCCTCTCGAAAACACCGGCCGCGCGTACTTCGGCGCGCATATCGAGGGCAGCGTTAATGTTACCGATTTCGCGGTATGGAATAACGCGACCGGAGAGATGGCGAATACGCTGAATTACCCGCTCGCCAAACATATACAGTGTCTCAACTGGATACGCCATCATGTGCCGGCTCTCCAGAAAGGGCAGTATTCCACCGAGAACGTCTCCGGCGGCCTGGCGTTTAAAAAACGCTTCACCGTAGGCGGAGTCGACAGCTTCTGTATCGTAGCTATATCCGGCGGGGCGACCTTTAACAACCTCCCCGGCGGAACCTATAAAGATATAGTGACCGGCGATGTGAAGAGTATCGCTAACGGCGGCTCCATCACCGTCAACTGTTCGGGTCAGGGTAACCTCAGGGTATATGTCCTGAACGGTACGTTTAAGCTGTCGGATGTAGGGTTGACCAGCCCCTACCTTCAATAA
- a CDS encoding starch-binding protein, which yields MKGMMKKISAALVIFTAGWTMMSCEIGRDVLNKLSAGVAAISDPTNNQLVYINGHVSGTCYDEAGVSAVLIKASVIYGGPTNVFPTTVYSGTLSTFEGDIAISNGGYYYLWAEAINTQNEFAYSPKVFVYIVQMFITNTNDYDKVAPVVSITSPTNNQIVGNAITASGIATDDKSGIKAVYLKLDGGGFTPVSVAGSAWSTNIALSATGAHTIRVYGIDMSNNISTTNMVTVNYIAGNPSVTITSPVSGIATNLTSINVAGTAAVSGYTITSVKLKVNANGFTSVGNTAWNTNGVPLTEGTNSFTALAIASSGKSNTSPVVKILRDTTKPTASFTYPSGGATVAAASFTITGSASDGALGSGISKVYLAVNSGFVPVTGTTSWSKSVTLPDGAYTLYVYSVDKVGLVSATNQISITVAAPDTTRPEISITSPVNNISTTNAAIDVSGTASDNKAVTSVYVAVNTGAFAAATGTTSWSKNVALVLGTNTIKAYSQDAAGNKSTTNSIKVIKNNSGTGMTVYFKKPAVWAGAYIHYWPTGSVWASCPAMTSIGSGWYSYYMNDRTSTSCLFKNVSGTNVLYQTADLQRTGDGWYWTNNQWYDSNPEDVSLPTVNISSPTDYREVTSDTLNIMGTAAGGGLTGVYVKVNAGGFVLATGTLSWLKNVSLDMGTNTIEVYAQGSSQQSTHKFVHVVRKTGSGSDWPGSYTGKLGANLFNDGVEFSIWWKDAVVSAVYVTGDFNGWGQTPLTRITSGANTDVWWAFIPGVSAGSEYKFIGIKRTGGSTPVADPYAKYNRYSSGSSVVCDQAYAWTDGSWSRPGWSYYIVYELHPKDFTSADSTVPAAHKGKYLGIVDKLTYLTNLGITAVELMPPSEFPDAGYSWGYNTSLYMSVESGYAQNPSQGQDGLNEFKQMVNACHQYGVAVIIDMVFNHTANNDNWLWTIDNVSYFSGTTPWGNKLYTASDIVKRLGKDTIEYFMNECHVDGFRYDATHTDFMDHGFIYELKSYAMAIDPNVYFVYENLPNQSDLKTWGAQWSDGYHDNGVNALCGWNGATANTMTKYIFYGKDDGWAGSPVESLNYVESHDEDTLGRLFGFAGYDDGTKKARTRLAVVMLATSLGNPMIWMGQEFLRAREGQDIDELPLDWSGYTTYNDIYQYYAGILKLRKFNPALRQPTEAYFAFQYKPWEAGKDTMVVGYSLGSPTPADDIFVVLLNFDRYNSKTVWVGFPENGTWKKVASETQVNPNGIAGQDISVTTLGANLTVGANSAVIYMKVR from the coding sequence ATGAAAGGAATGATGAAGAAAATATCCGCGGCACTGGTAATTTTTACAGCGGGATGGACAATGATGTCCTGCGAAATCGGCCGCGATGTACTGAATAAACTTTCCGCGGGGGTAGCCGCTATCAGCGACCCGACTAATAACCAGTTGGTATATATCAACGGGCATGTGTCGGGAACCTGCTACGACGAGGCGGGAGTCAGCGCGGTGCTGATAAAAGCCTCGGTCATCTACGGCGGGCCGACTAACGTGTTCCCGACGACGGTTTATTCCGGTACGCTCTCGACCTTCGAGGGCGATATCGCGATATCCAACGGCGGGTACTATTACCTCTGGGCGGAGGCTATCAATACACAGAATGAATTCGCTTATAGCCCGAAAGTATTCGTTTATATCGTCCAGATGTTTATTACGAATACCAACGATTACGATAAGGTCGCCCCGGTAGTCTCGATTACCTCGCCGACCAATAACCAGATAGTCGGGAATGCGATTACCGCGTCAGGTATCGCGACCGATGACAAGTCCGGCATCAAGGCCGTGTACCTCAAGCTCGACGGCGGCGGATTCACTCCCGTGTCGGTAGCGGGCAGCGCATGGTCGACGAATATCGCGCTCTCAGCGACCGGCGCGCATACGATACGCGTCTACGGTATCGATATGTCGAACAATATCTCGACTACCAATATGGTAACCGTTAACTATATCGCGGGAAATCCCTCGGTGACCATCACGTCGCCTGTCAGCGGGATCGCTACGAATTTGACTTCCATCAACGTTGCCGGAACCGCGGCGGTATCGGGATATACTATTACTTCGGTAAAACTCAAAGTGAATGCTAACGGTTTCACAAGCGTCGGCAATACGGCATGGAATACCAACGGCGTCCCGCTGACGGAAGGCACGAACTCGTTTACCGCCCTCGCGATCGCGTCGAGCGGCAAGTCGAACACGTCCCCGGTAGTGAAAATACTCCGCGATACGACCAAACCGACGGCATCGTTTACCTATCCGTCCGGCGGCGCGACTGTCGCGGCGGCATCCTTTACGATTACCGGCTCTGCGTCCGACGGGGCGCTCGGCAGCGGCATCTCCAAGGTATATCTCGCGGTCAATTCCGGGTTCGTCCCGGTGACCGGGACGACCTCATGGAGCAAGTCGGTGACGCTTCCCGACGGGGCATACACACTCTATGTTTACTCGGTGGATAAGGTGGGTCTTGTCAGCGCTACGAACCAGATCAGCATCACGGTTGCCGCGCCCGACACCACGCGCCCCGAGATCAGTATTACATCTCCCGTGAACAATATTTCTACTACCAACGCGGCTATCGATGTTTCCGGTACTGCGAGTGATAATAAGGCTGTTACTTCGGTTTATGTCGCGGTTAATACCGGGGCTTTCGCCGCCGCGACCGGGACGACTTCATGGAGTAAAAATGTCGCGCTCGTTTTGGGAACCAATACGATTAAAGCGTATTCCCAGGATGCGGCGGGCAATAAGAGTACGACCAATTCCATAAAAGTGATTAAGAATAATTCCGGTACGGGCATGACGGTCTACTTCAAGAAACCGGCTGTCTGGGCGGGCGCGTATATTCATTACTGGCCTACCGGTTCGGTATGGGCGAGCTGTCCCGCGATGACGAGTATCGGCAGCGGGTGGTATTCCTACTATATGAACGACCGGACTTCGACCAGTTGTCTGTTCAAAAACGTGTCCGGCACGAATGTGCTTTACCAGACCGCCGACCTTCAAAGAACCGGCGACGGGTGGTATTGGACGAATAACCAATGGTACGACTCCAACCCGGAGGACGTGTCACTACCGACCGTGAATATCTCCTCGCCTACGGATTACCGTGAGGTAACAAGCGATACCCTGAATATTATGGGTACCGCGGCGGGCGGCGGACTGACCGGAGTCTATGTTAAAGTTAATGCCGGCGGATTTGTTCTGGCGACCGGCACCCTGTCATGGTTAAAGAACGTATCCCTCGATATGGGAACGAATACGATAGAAGTTTACGCGCAGGGCTCGTCCCAGCAGAGCACGCATAAGTTTGTGCATGTCGTCCGGAAGACCGGTAGCGGCTCGGACTGGCCCGGATCCTACACCGGTAAGCTCGGCGCGAATCTCTTTAACGACGGCGTGGAATTCTCCATCTGGTGGAAAGATGCGGTAGTCAGCGCGGTTTATGTGACCGGCGACTTCAACGGATGGGGGCAGACCCCATTGACGCGTATCACCAGCGGGGCGAACACCGATGTCTGGTGGGCGTTCATTCCCGGAGTGAGCGCGGGCAGTGAATATAAATTTATCGGTATCAAGCGTACCGGCGGCAGCACGCCGGTTGCCGACCCGTACGCGAAATACAACCGTTATTCATCGGGCAGCAGCGTCGTCTGCGACCAGGCTTATGCGTGGACTGACGGCTCATGGAGCCGCCCCGGGTGGTCATATTACATAGTGTACGAACTGCACCCGAAGGACTTCACCTCCGCCGACTCGACTGTTCCCGCGGCGCATAAGGGAAAGTACCTCGGTATAGTCGACAAACTGACCTACCTGACCAACCTCGGTATTACCGCGGTCGAGCTGATGCCCCCGTCGGAATTCCCCGACGCCGGGTACTCGTGGGGATATAACACCTCGCTGTATATGTCGGTAGAGAGCGGATACGCCCAGAACCCCTCGCAGGGGCAGGACGGACTCAACGAGTTCAAGCAGATGGTGAACGCATGCCACCAGTACGGGGTCGCGGTTATTATCGATATGGTGTTCAACCATACCGCGAATAACGATAACTGGCTGTGGACTATCGACAACGTGAGCTACTTCAGCGGAACGACGCCGTGGGGAAATAAACTTTATACCGCGAGCGATATCGTGAAGAGATTAGGTAAAGATACCATAGAGTACTTTATGAACGAGTGCCATGTGGACGGCTTCCGTTACGACGCCACCCACACCGACTTCATGGATCACGGTTTTATCTACGAACTGAAGAGTTACGCGATGGCAATCGATCCGAACGTCTACTTCGTCTATGAGAACCTGCCGAACCAGTCCGATCTGAAGACATGGGGCGCGCAGTGGTCGGACGGATACCACGATAACGGCGTCAACGCGTTATGCGGATGGAACGGGGCGACCGCAAATACGATGACCAAGTATATCTTCTACGGAAAGGATGACGGATGGGCCGGAAGCCCCGTGGAATCGTTGAATTATGTGGAAAGCCATGACGAGGACACGCTCGGGCGTCTGTTCGGGTTTGCCGGATACGACGACGGCACCAAGAAGGCGCGCACGCGTCTGGCGGTCGTCATGCTTGCGACCTCGCTGGGTAATCCGATGATATGGATGGGACAGGAATTCCTCCGCGCGCGCGAGGGTCAGGATATCGACGAACTTCCGCTGGACTGGAGCGGATACACTACCTACAACGATATTTATCAATATTATGCGGGAATACTGAAACTGCGCAAGTTTAATCCCGCGCTGCGTCAGCCGACCGAAGCCTATTTCGCATTCCAGTATAAACCGTGGGAAGCGGGTAAGGACACGATGGTGGTCGGGTATAGTCTGGGCTCGCCGACGCCGGCCGACGATATATTCGTCGTCCTCCTGAACTTCGACCGTTATAACAGCAAGACCGTATGGGTGGGCTTCCCCGAGAACGGGACATGGAAGAAAGTAGCGAGCGAAACGCAGGTCAACCCGAACGGGATAGCCGGGCAGGACATCAGTGTCACCACCTTAGGCGCGAACCTTACGGTCGGGGCGAATTCGGCTGTTATTTATATGAAAGTTCGATAA
- the recA gene encoding recombinase RecA, whose protein sequence is MAELADKEKEKALQLAISQIEKQFGKGAIIRLGDKPKVDNYPVIPTGALTLDLALGIGGIPYGRVSEIYGPEASGKTTLTLNIIAECQKQGGTAAFIDAEHALDAQYARAIGVDIDNLLLSQPDTGEQALEIVESLVRSGAVNLIVVDSVAALVPKSEIEGNMGDAVMGMQARLMSQALRKLTAIINKSQCALVFINQIRMKIGVMYGNPETTTGGMALKFYSTVRIEIRKKDVLKRGDEVYGNLVRAKVVKNKLAAPFKVAEFEIIFGEGISKASCLVNAAMDLNIIQRKGTWYFHGDDRIGQGRESVVKALTGNPEFLGILDKQIRELLAKEQKGEIQITRAVSDAGEDSDSGSDE, encoded by the coding sequence CTTGGGCGACAAGCCCAAGGTCGATAATTACCCGGTGATACCGACAGGTGCGCTCACTCTCGACCTCGCGCTCGGGATCGGCGGCATCCCTTACGGACGGGTATCCGAGATATACGGCCCCGAAGCGTCGGGAAAGACGACCCTGACCCTCAACATAATCGCCGAATGCCAGAAACAGGGCGGGACTGCGGCGTTTATCGACGCCGAGCACGCGCTCGATGCGCAGTATGCGCGGGCGATCGGAGTGGATATCGATAATCTCCTGCTCTCCCAGCCCGATACCGGCGAACAGGCGCTCGAGATAGTCGAGTCGCTGGTGCGGAGCGGGGCGGTCAACCTGATCGTGGTGGACTCGGTCGCCGCGCTGGTGCCGAAGAGCGAGATAGAAGGCAATATGGGCGACGCGGTGATGGGGATGCAGGCCCGGCTGATGAGTCAGGCGCTCCGCAAACTCACCGCCATCATCAATAAATCCCAGTGCGCGCTCGTGTTCATCAACCAGATTCGCATGAAGATCGGCGTGATGTACGGTAACCCCGAGACCACTACCGGCGGTATGGCGCTGAAGTTCTACTCGACCGTGCGTATCGAGATACGGAAGAAGGACGTGCTGAAGCGCGGCGACGAGGTGTACGGGAATCTCGTGCGCGCGAAGGTAGTAAAGAACAAGCTCGCGGCGCCGTTCAAAGTAGCCGAGTTCGAGATCATATTCGGCGAGGGCATCTCCAAGGCGAGTTGTCTGGTGAACGCCGCAATGGATTTGAATATCATCCAGCGCAAGGGGACATGGTACTTCCACGGCGACGACCGGATCGGCCAAGGCCGCGAGAGCGTGGTCAAGGCGCTGACCGGCAACCCGGAGTTCCTGGGGATACTGGATAAGCAAATACGCGAACTTCTCGCGAAGGAGCAGAAGGGCGAGATACAGATCACTCGCGCGGTCTCGGATGCAGGAGAGGATAGCGATTCTGGGAGCGATGAATAA
- a CDS encoding N-acetyl-gamma-glutamyl-phosphate reductase, translating into MDKVKVGICGATGYSGMELLKLIERHRYAEVVFLTSETKAGTTVLAGEPSLTGYLDRTFLSSEDPSIYGMADVVFLCLPHEASAKAAPKFLDAGAKVIDLSAAYRIEDITLFENVYNFTHPSPELVNGAVYGLSEIYTEQIKKAKLIANPGCYPTGILLPLIPLLKDGTINTDTFIADSKSGLSGAGRKSVSERMFVEMNENFYAYNIGTHRHRPEIAQELSKAAGKPVKITFTPHVLPVDRGILSTIYVASDKDIRDKVLDKLESFYRDMPFVKVYRDVLPQLKWAAYTNYCLIGAQYDKETGYLVIVSVIDNLIKGAAGQALHNMNLTSGFPETEGLI; encoded by the coding sequence ATGGATAAGGTCAAAGTAGGAATTTGCGGTGCGACCGGGTATTCCGGGATGGAACTTCTCAAGCTGATCGAACGGCACCGGTACGCGGAAGTCGTATTCCTGACGTCGGAGACCAAAGCGGGCACGACCGTGCTCGCGGGCGAACCGTCCCTCACGGGGTATCTCGACCGGACGTTCCTGTCATCCGAAGACCCGTCGATTTACGGGATGGCGGACGTCGTATTCCTCTGCCTCCCGCATGAAGCGTCCGCAAAAGCGGCGCCGAAGTTCCTCGACGCGGGGGCGAAGGTGATCGACCTGAGCGCGGCATACCGGATCGAGGATATAACGTTATTCGAGAATGTATATAACTTTACGCACCCGTCGCCTGAATTGGTAAACGGCGCGGTGTACGGGCTTTCCGAGATATACACGGAACAGATTAAGAAGGCGAAGCTGATCGCGAACCCGGGGTGCTATCCGACGGGAATTTTGCTCCCGTTGATACCGTTATTGAAGGATGGGACGATAAATACCGATACTTTTATCGCGGACTCGAAGTCGGGATTATCCGGCGCCGGGCGGAAATCGGTCTCCGAGCGGATGTTTGTCGAGATGAACGAGAACTTTTACGCCTACAATATCGGCACGCACCGGCACAGGCCGGAAATCGCGCAGGAATTGTCGAAGGCAGCGGGAAAGCCCGTGAAGATCACGTTTACCCCGCACGTGCTCCCGGTAGACCGGGGAATACTCAGTACGATTTATGTTGCGTCCGATAAGGATATCAGGGATAAAGTACTGGATAAACTGGAGAGCTTTTACCGGGATATGCCGTTCGTGAAGGTATACCGGGATGTGCTTCCCCAGCTTAAATGGGCGGCGTACACGAACTACTGCCTGATCGGGGCGCAGTACGATAAGGAAACGGGTTATCTCGTGATCGTATCCGTGATCGATAACCTGATCAAAGGAGCTGCCGGACAGGCGCTCCATAATATGAACCTCACGTCCGGTTTTCCGGAGACGGAGGGGCTGATTTAA
- the argJ gene encoding bifunctional glutamate N-acetyltransferase/amino-acid acetyltransferase ArgJ codes for MADELFDDIEPVDGGVTAPKGFRATGVSCGLKEGGYKDLGLIWSEVPCDVVGAYTGNKVKAAPVRLSMSRMTNKISAVIVNSGNANCVTGKQGEADALRMTELTETHLELGEGAVLVASTGVIGEPLPMDRVEYGIEKIARLIKSENSIQNFTNAIMTTDTRPKNFGCEMKIGDTPVKIGISCKGSGMIKPDLHMFHATMLVFITTDIVMSKDLLHSALKEAIEYSFNRISVDNDTSTNDTVLLMANGLAENKPIDAENDEYKIFLKALTDLCISAAKAIVKDGEGANKIVKIDIRHALTMTDAKKIARAVADSYLVKTAVFGNSPNWGRVLAAIGYSDAKFDLDRIVFSINGLPILEKGEQNRANISKANGEMIQNEITFTIDLGLGYKEYYLWTCDLSYDYVKINAHYIS; via the coding sequence GTGGCGGACGAATTATTCGACGATATTGAACCGGTAGACGGCGGTGTGACAGCGCCTAAAGGATTCCGGGCGACAGGGGTTTCGTGCGGGCTGAAAGAGGGCGGGTATAAAGACTTAGGCCTGATATGGAGCGAGGTTCCCTGCGACGTGGTCGGGGCGTACACCGGCAATAAGGTCAAAGCCGCGCCCGTCAGGCTTTCGATGTCGCGGATGACGAATAAAATTTCCGCGGTGATAGTGAACTCCGGCAACGCGAACTGTGTCACCGGGAAACAGGGCGAGGCGGACGCGTTACGGATGACGGAATTGACCGAAACCCACCTCGAGCTCGGCGAGGGAGCCGTGCTGGTCGCCTCCACGGGCGTTATCGGGGAACCGTTACCGATGGACCGGGTGGAATACGGCATCGAAAAAATCGCGCGCCTTATTAAATCTGAAAACAGTATCCAGAATTTCACCAACGCTATTATGACGACCGATACCCGTCCGAAAAATTTCGGCTGCGAGATGAAGATCGGCGATACCCCCGTAAAAATCGGCATCAGCTGTAAGGGCTCCGGGATGATCAAGCCCGACCTGCATATGTTCCACGCGACCATGCTGGTCTTTATCACCACCGACATCGTGATGAGCAAAGACCTCCTGCACTCCGCGCTCAAGGAAGCGATCGAGTACTCGTTCAACCGCATCAGTGTGGATAACGATACCAGTACGAACGATACCGTGCTGCTGATGGCGAACGGTCTCGCGGAAAACAAACCGATAGACGCGGAGAACGACGAATATAAAATATTCCTGAAGGCGCTGACCGACCTGTGCATATCAGCCGCGAAGGCGATAGTGAAGGACGGCGAGGGCGCGAATAAAATAGTCAAGATCGATATCCGGCACGCGTTGACGATGACTGACGCGAAGAAGATTGCGCGTGCGGTCGCCGATTCGTACCTCGTGAAGACCGCCGTATTCGGGAACAGCCCGAACTGGGGACGGGTGCTCGCGGCGATCGGGTATTCCGACGCCAAGTTCGATCTCGACAGGATCGTGTTTTCCATTAACGGTCTCCCGATACTGGAAAAGGGCGAGCAGAACCGCGCGAATATCTCCAAGGCTAACGGGGAAATGATCCAGAACGAGATCACGTTTACGATCGACCTCGGCCTCGGTTATAAGGAGTATTATCTCTGGACATGCGACCTCTCGTATGATTATGTAAAAATCAACGCTCATTATATCAGTTAA